The Papaver somniferum cultivar HN1 chromosome 3, ASM357369v1, whole genome shotgun sequence genome includes a region encoding these proteins:
- the LOC113361624 gene encoding uncharacterized protein LOC113361624 produces MEVAMEIEDDLFFADLSKEIALLIMDDDDDQPVVRCPKSVSIQQVFSLRPAVPSPLLYEQTREVKGTGVFIPRSLPRRKNRSQGRSYNNNPKSHKQQDRLRGVSNNITNYSDNINIHNDPSCYTSKRY; encoded by the exons ATGGAAGTTGCCATGGAAATTGAAGACGATTTGTTTTTCGCCGACTTGAGTAAAGAAATTGCGCTGTTAATCATGGATGACGACGATGATCAACCCGTTGTTCGTTGTCCTAAATCTGTTTCCATTCAACAG GTTTTTTCGCTTCGTCCGGCTGTACCGTCGCCGTTGTTATACGAACAAACCCGAGAAGTTAAAGGAACGGGAGTGTTCATTCCCCGTTCATTGCCAAGAAGGAAGAATAGATCTCAAGGAAGATCATACAACAACAACCCAAAGTCACACAAACAACAAGATAGATTACGAGGGGTTTCTAATAATATTACTAATTACAGTGATAATATTAATATTCATAACGATCCATCTTGTTACACCTCTAAGAGGTATTAG